The DNA region AAAGCACCAATTCTCTATCGTCCGCTCTTCAGCTCGGTCCACAAGCGATCATAGATCTGGAGCGCCTCTCCGACGTTGTCGAGCCATTCCGTGCGGCCCAGCTCCTCGTCGGTCAAGTTGATCATGGTGTTGCTGCGATAGTCCTCGCTGTGGAATTCCATCGCTTTCGTATTCGGGTTGCTGTATCCGATATATTCGTAGTTCTTCGCGCTGACTTCTGGTTCCAGCATGAAATTGATAAACTTCTCCGCCAGCTCCTTGTTCTTCGCGCCCTTCGGAATTGCATAGTTATCCGAGAAGATCGTTGCGCCCTCCTCCGGCACCACATACGCCACATCCGGATTTTCTTCCGCGATGAATGCAGCGTCACCGGACCATACCGTTGCAATCCAGCCTTCCTCTTGAATCATCTTCTGCTTGATGTTATCCGTGTCGAAGGCAAGGACGTTCGGCAGCAGCGTCTTGAGGTCCAGGGCCGCAGCGTTAATCTCGGCTTCGTCCGTCGTGCTGTTGGATTTCCCTTGCTTCTTCAGCGCCATGCCGATCATTTCACGGTTGTCGTCCAGAAGCAGCACTTTACCCTTGTATTCCGGATTCCACAAATCTTCCCAGCTGTTGATCTCATCCTTCACGTACTTCTTGTTGTAGGCAATCCCCGTCACACCGGACGTGTAGACGATGGAGTACTTGTTCCCCGGGTCAAAAGAAGGGTTCTTGAACGTCTCCGAAATGTTGACAAAGTTCGGGATATTGTTCATGTCGAGCGGCTCCAGCAGATCCCCTTCAATCATGGTCTTGACCATGTAATCGGACGGCTGAATCAGGTCGTAGCCGCTGCCGCCGGCCTTAATCTTCGCCAGCAGATCTTCATTGTTCGCATAGTTGTCATACGTGACCTTCACGTTAAACTTCTTCTCGAAATCCTCCAGTACCTCAGGATCGAAGTTGTCAGCCCAGCTGTAAATGTGAAGCGTCTCCTTGCTCGAGCCGCACGCAGCCAGAAGGCTTGCGGACAATACGGCGACCAGCCCTGCAGCAAGCAGGCGGGTCCATCTTGATCTTTTCAATTCCCTATCTCCTCTCTTTCGTATCCATGGCGGATGTATCGGATCCTTCTCAAAAAAAGAAATGGAACGTTTGCTTTAGATCGGCAGCGTTTTATGTTTCTTATCCCCGCTGCCGCGGTTAAGAATATATTGGGCGAGCAGAATGAGCGTGATGCTCACCAGAATCAGTTTCGTACATAACGCGTTAATCTCAGGCGATATTCCGCGTTTCACCTGGGCATAAATGTAGATTGGCAGCGTAGTCGAGCTTGGTCCCGCAACGAAGAAGCTGACCATGAAATCGTCAAGCGACAGCGTAAACGCGATCAAGGCCCCGGAGATAATGCCCGGTGCGATCTGCGGCAGCGTCACATGCCGGAATGCCTGCCAAGGCGTAGCGCCCAGATCTTGGGCCGCTTCATCCAATTGCTTGCCCATGCCCGACAACCGGGCGCTCACCACTACATAGACATAGGATATGCTGAAGGTGATGTGGGCGATCATCACCGTCGTCTTGCCAAGCGGAATATTTAATTGACTGAACAGCACGAGCAGCGACAGTCCCATGATTATATCCGGAATGATAACCGGCAAGTACAGGAGACCGTTCATGCCGCTGCGGCCCCGGCGTCCCAAATTCCGGAGCCCGAGGGCCGCCGCCGTTCCCAGCATTGTCGAGATGATCGTGGACACCACCGCAACGGTCAGACTGTTCATCAAGGCTTCCATCACGTTTCGGTTGTCGAAGAGCGAGATATACCACTCGAAGGTGAAGCCTTCCCAGTTCCCGCTCAACCGCGTATCGTTGAAGGAATAAATGATGATGATCAGGATCGGCACGTAGATAAACGCCATCATCAGGAAGGCGTGAATCGAAAGCAAAGGCTGACGCTTCTTCTTCACTTATCTCCCCTCCCCTACACGTTGATGGCGGGCCTGCATCGCCCGGTTAAACAGCAGAATGAGCACCAGGGACGTTGCCACGAAAATGACCGACAACGCAGCGCCGAACGGCCAGTTGCGGGCTCCAAGGAACTGCGACTGGATGATGTTGCTGATCATGGAGGACTTGGCTCCGCCCAGGATGTCCGTGACGACGAACATGCCCGAGGTCGATACATAGACCAGCACCGATCCGGTCATGATGCCGGATTTGCTCTGCGGCAGCGTAATATGCCGAAATGCCTTCCATTTGGACGCGCCGAGATCGCTGGCTGCATCCAGAAGGCGCTTGTCCATCTGCTCCAGCGCTACATAGATCGGCAGCACCATGAACGGGATGAAGTTATACACCATGCCGAGCAGCACGGCGCCGTAGGTGTACAGCATCTGAATCGGCTCATCAATCCAGCCGAGCCACATCAGCAGGCTGTTGACCACGCCCTGGGTTCGAAGCAGCAGCACCCAGGCATAGGTTCGAATCAAGAAATTAATCCAGAACGGAATCGTAATGAGGATCAGACCCCAAGTCTGGATTCGCGGGGATGCACCCGCAATATAATAGGCAAGCGGATAACTGACCAGCAGACAGATGATGGTTGTTAGCAGCGACAGCACCAAGGTATCCCAATAGATGCCAAGATATAACGGATCGAAAAAGGTCTTGTAGCCTTCCATGCTGAGCTCGAACACCAGATTGCCTTGGGCGTCCCGCGACAGGAAGGAAATGCCGATCACAATCAGCATCGGGATGATCAGGAACAGGGACATCCACAGGAGCACCGGGGTCAGCAGGAATTTCGATTTCCTCATGGCCCGATCATCACCTCATCCTTGTCGTTCCAATTCACCCCGACCCTCTCGCCGATCTTCCAAGGATGCTCCTCCGTAATATCGAGCGCAATCGTCACCTTCATCGGCTCGTCGTCCAGCTGGACAAGCAACTTATGCACGCTGCCAAGGAACTGGACGTCTTCAATGACGCCTGTCTTCCTGCCGGCCGCACCGCGCTGCGGAACCAGCTTCTCGGGACGGACAGAGAACAGGCCCTCCGGCGAAGAGAATACATTGTTCTCCCCGATAAATGTGGCTGCGAAGAGCGTTTGCGGCTTCGCATACACGTCGCGCGGCGTCCCGATCTGCTCGACCTTCCCTTGGTTCATGATGACGATCCGATCCGAGAGCATCATCGCTTCTTCCTGGTCATGCGTTACATAGACGAAGGTAATGCCGAGCGTCCGCTGCAGATGCTTCAGCTCCGATTGCAGGCTTTTGCGCAGCTGCAGATCCAGCGCGCCGAGCGGCTCATCAAGCAGCAGCACTTTAGGCTTGTTCGCAATCGCGCGGGCAATCGCCACCCGCTGCTGCTGTCCGCCGGAAAGCTGGTGCGGGAATCGTTCCCGCAGAGCGGTCAGCTGCGTCATCGCGGCCGCCTCCTCCACGCGCTCCTTGATGAGCTGGCGCGGCAGCTTTTTCATTTTTAACCCGAAGGCGATATTGTCCTCCACCGTCATATGCGGGAACAGGGCGTAATGCTGGAATACGAGATTGAGATCCCTCTTATTCGCAGGCACCTCTGTCACGTTCTGACCCGCCAGCCATACCTGGCCCCCTGTCGGCTGTTCAAATCCTGCTATCATCCGGAGAATCGTCGTTTTGCCGCAGCCGCTGGGGCCCAGCAAAGTCAGGAATTCCCCTTCTTTAATAGAGAGCGACAGCGGATGCACGACCGCTTGTCCTTGGAAATGCTTCTCGATCTGGACAAGTTCAATCACATGCACCAACTCCTTGTTCAAAATGCGGCCTTTCGGCACAGGGCTATTGATTTGACCGAACCTACAATTCCATTTCCATTAAGAAGAAACGGTAATTCCGCCCGTGTTCCAGCCTGTGCCTGAAGGGGGATCCGTTTCTTGAGGGACGATGCTTTAAAGTCTCTTTAAGAAAAAAAAGCCATATCCATGGGTATGGCTTTACCGTTTGCTTCATATTTCGATGTTCACGCCGCGTACTGGCGGCTTACGTTTTTCGCATATTCACTATACCTTGTTTTCCCTTTGTACACAACACTTTTCTTACTAATTCGACAGGGGAAGCCCCGGATATTTCACCGGATTCTGGATCGCGTGGAGGATCGAACCGTCCAAGGCATAGGATTGCCAAATACAAAAAAACCGCCCCCGCATTGCCAAGCGGTGAACGGTCTCTTCTCTTGCCGGTTCCTCATAAAGGGGATTATTTCAGCTCATACTGCACGTACAGCTGGGTCGTGATTTTGATCTCGCCCGGCTTCACGGATGTCGCAGCGCCACCGTCGGCCATCGAAGCCGTTTCCATCGACATCTTGTCATACATGCCGTACACAACGTTGTTGTTCACCGAGCCTTCGGTTACATTAACAACGACGCCGAGCTGACGTTTGGAAGCCTTCGCGATCGCCTGGGCCTTCAGATCGGCATTCGCCATTGCCTTATCGATCACTTGAGCCTCGAATGTATCCGGATTGTCCACGGAGAAGCGGGCATTGCCGATCGAATTGGCCCCGGCTTCAGCCGCTGCATCCAGCACTTCGCCCACCTTGTTCAGATCGCGCAGCGTTACTTCAAGGGAATGATAAGCGGAGTAGTTTTGCACCTTGCGGCCTTCTTTTTCCGTATAAGAGTAATTTGGCTGCACATAGAACTGTTCGGTTTTAATATCTTTGTCGTCGATCTTCCAGGTCTCTTTCAGCACCTTGATAACCTTATCCATTTTTTGCGCGTTAGCCTTCTGCGCCGATTTAGCCGTCTCCGCATACGACTCTGCCCCAATGGACAAATATACGATATCCGGCTTCACGGATATCTCGCCCTTGCCGAGCACCGTCACGATATTTTGCTGCACCGCCTCGGCCGCATAGGCTTCCGTCGCGCCGCCGAATCCGGCCCAAGCCGTACCGCCTGTCAGCAGAGCACCTGCAATCATAATGGAACCTACCTGTTTGACCCATCTTCTCATGTGTGGTCAACCTCCTTTAATATTGGCCCGCTTCTGATGCTTGCCTTACCTCTCTAACGCAAACGGATTGGTAAATGTTGCATCCCGTTTAAGCGGTTGCATAACTTTTTTTGATCCATCATTGCCCGGATTCCGGATCCAGGAAATGCCAGTGGTTGCAGGGCACTATGACAAATAAAATATAATAGAGGACGAAATAGGCAGCAGGATGTTAATGTATTATGGTAAGTGGGTAACTAACTTAATATGTTGTTTCAACTTGAGGAGGTCATTATGAGATTAATAAGGGGTGTAGTACTTGCCTTGGTCCTGCTGCTCGCTGCAACCACGGGCATACCGGTGTCGGCACAAGGCCAGTCCGAGCAGCCGGCACCAGGCAAAACCTATCTGATCGGTACGGACGTCACGTTCGCTCCGTTTGAATTCCAGGATCCGAGCGGCGAGTTTGTCGGCATCGACATGGATTTAATGAAAGCGATCGCCAAGGATCAGAACTTCAAATACGAGATCAGGCCGCTCGGCTTCAACGCAGCCGTTCAGGCATTGGAATCCGGTCAGGTGGACGGCGTCATCGCCGGCATGAGCATCACGGAGGAACGGAAACAGAAATTCGATTTCTCTGATCCCTATTTCGATTCCGGTGTCGTGATGGCGGTCCGTAAGGACCAAGAGGGTATTCAAAGCTACGAGGATTTAAGAGGCAAGAAAGTGGCGGTCAAAACCGGCACGGAGGGCTACAGCTTCGCCGAATCCATCGCTTCGAAATACGGCTTCACGATCGTGCCGTTCGACGATTCGGCCCAGATGTACGAAGATGTCAAAACCGGAAATTCCGTGGCCTGCTTTGACGATTATCCGGTGCTGGCTTACGGCGTCAAGCAAAATAACGGGCTGAAGCTCGTTACCGACAAAGAACCAGGGGCATCCTACGGCTTTGCCGTTCAGAAGGGCCAGAACCAGGAGCTTATGGAGAAATTCAACGCCGGGCTGGCTAATCTGAAGGCAAACGGCGAATATAACCGCATTCTCGAAACGTACATCGGCGAGAACGCGGCCGGACCGGCTAACCAAAGCCGTCTCGGATTAATTGCCGAGTCGATGCCGGCATTGCTCACAGGCCTCGGCAAAACGCTGCTGCTCACGTTCGTATCGCTGTTCTTCGCCTTCTTCATCGGCCTGATCTTCGGCTTCATGAAGGTTGGCCGCAACAAATGGCTTCGGGGCATTGCGACCGTCTTTGTTGACGTCTTCCGCGGCATCCCGCTGCTGGTGCTTGCCTTCTTCATCTATTTCGGCATTCCGCAGGCTCTCGGATTCACGATGTCCCCGCTGGTGGCGGCCGTTCTGACTTTGAGCCTCAATGCCGGGGCTTATGTGACGGAAATTATCCGCGGCGGCATCCAGTCCATCGATCCCGGTCAGCTGGAAGCAGCCCGCTCGCTTGGCTTGCCGTATCGCAAAGCCATGATGAAGATCATCATCCCGCAGGCCGTCAAAATCATGATACCGACGTTTATCAACCAGCTCGTCATTACGCTGAAGGATACGTCCATTCTCTCGGTCATCGGTTTGGTCGAGCTGACCCAATCGGGTAAAATCGTCATTGCAAGAACGTTCGCATCGTTTGATATCTGGCTGGTCGTAGCGATCATGTATCTGATTGTTATCACCATTCTGACGAAGATTGCGAACCGTCTGGAAAGGAGGGTTCGAGTTGGGTAAAATCCGTGTAGAAGGACTGAAGAAGAGCTATGGCTCGAACGAGGTGCTGAAGGGCATCGACATGCAGGTACAGGAAGGCGAGGTCGTCTGCGTGATCGGGCCATCGGGCTCAGGGAAGAGCACCTTCCTCCGCTGCATCAACCGGCTGGAGGAAATTACGGCCGGCAAGGTTATCGTCGATGACCGGGACATCAACGACCCGAAGACCGACATTAATAAGGTTCGGGAAAATATCGGCATGGTGTTCCAGCACTTCAATCTGTTCCCCCACTTCAACGTGCTGAAGAACATTATGTTTGCCCCGGTCGAGCTCGGCAAGCAAACGAAGGAGGAAGCGCGAGCTACGGCCCTGCGGCTGCTGCAACAGGTAGGGCTCTCCGATAAGGCGGAGGCATTCCCGAGCCAGCTCTCCGGCGGGCAAAAGCAGCGGGTCGCGATTGCACGGGCGCTTGCCATGAACCCCGACATCATGCTGTTCGATGAGCCGACCTCGGCACTCGATCCGGAGATGGTCGGCGAGGTGCTCGGCGTCATGAAGGATCTGGCGCGCGAAGGGATGACGATGATGATCGTCACGCATGAAATGGGCTTTGCCCGCGAGGTATCCGACCGGGTCATCTTTATGGACGGCGGCTACATCGTGGAGGAAGGACCGCCCGCTGAGGTATTCGGCAATCCGAGGAACGAGCGGACGATCAGCTTCCTGGAGAAAGTGCTGTGACGTTGAACGGCTGTAACCCAAGTGACAGCCGCCGCGTCTTGGCCTAAGGTTCCCACTTACAAACCCAACAAACAATGACAAGGCTCACCGGACATCTCGTGATGGCTGGTGAGCCTTGTTGCGTCCGCCGCTCATTCTGTAGGAGGGGCAAGCGGCACGCTCACGGTAAAGGCGGAGCCTTCTCCGGGCCTGGACCGGACGGTCACGGTCCCTTGGTGGATGTCGACGATCCGTTTCACGATCGACAGCCCGAGTCCGCTCCCACCGGCCGAGCGATTGCGCGATTTATCCGCCTTGTAGAACCGTTCGAAGATGCGCAGCTGATCGGCTTCCGACATCCCGATTCCCGTGTCGGTAATCGTAACAACGGCCGCTTCCCGGTCTGCCTTCAGCTCGATCGTGATCACGCCGCCCTCCGGGGTGAATTTGATGCTGTTGTGCAGCAGATTCATCCAGACTTGACTCATTAAATCCTCCGACGCCCGGATCTGCACCTCCGCCAGCTCGAGATCCACCTGAATCCGCTTCGCCAGCCATTGCGGCTCGCTTGCAAGCACCAACGCGCGGAGCTGCCCATCTAGTCGGTAGGGCTGCATCTCAAATACGGTCCGGTCCCCTTCCAGCGAGGACAGCTTCAGTAGATTGTCGCTCAGCTGGGACAAACGCCTGCTCTCTCCTTCAATGATCTCGAGGTAATGGTTCCTTCGCTCCTCCGTCAGCCGGGGGTTGCGCAGCGCCCGCGCAAAGCCGCGAATGGACGTCAGCGGCGACTGGATTTCATGCGATACGTTCGAGATGAAATCCTGACGCATCGTCTCCATCCGCCCAAGCCCCTCGGCCATATCGTTAATGCCGTTCGCGATCATTTTAAATTCGCCGGGCAGCTTATGCTCCTCCATCTTGACGTTAAAGTCGCCTTGGGAGATGCGGCGCATCGCATCCGTCATCGCATTCAAGACGGCCATCTGCTTATGCTTGAACATTAATCCGAGCAGCATCATGCATAAGAAGAATATCACGACGCCAAGAAACAAGTCGATGATCTGCGTCACATAAGCCGATGACGGCGCACCTGTCTTTGCATACACGGCCTTGGTCAAATAAGTCGCCGCTGTCCAGGAGACGGCCAGCACGGCGAAGAGGGCAATGATCTGCAGGATCTCCCTCAAGATTTTCCATGCCCAATTGCTGGTCTTGCGCATTAGTCCTCACACCCCTCCAGCCGGTAGCCGAGCCCGCGCACGGTGCGTATGCGGAACCGGTATTTCGCCTCGGGGAACCGCTCCCGCAGCCGGTTTACATGGACGTCGAGCGTCCGTTCGTTCCCCTCGAAATCGTAGCCCCAAATATCCTCGATCAGCCGGTCCCGGGGCAGTGTGCTGCCCGGATAACTGGCCAGCTTGAACAGCAGCTCGAATTCCTTCAGCGGCAGCGTGAATGTCTCCTTATCCGTCTTCACTTCATAGGTGCGGCGGTTCATCTGCAGCTTGCCGGCGGTGACCGTCTGCGAGGCGGCCACCTGATACCGCTTCAGCAGCGCCTTCACCCGAACTACCAGCTCAGCCGGCTCAAAGGGCTTCACCAGATAGTCATCGGTACCGAGCTCGAAGCCCTTCACAATCTGCCTGGTTTCCCCTTTGGCAGTCAGCATCAGCACCGGAATGCCGTCATGCCGGCGAATCTCCCGGCACAGCTCCCAGCCGTCCATATTCGGCATCATGATATCCATCACGACCAGATCAACGGGGCTCTGTTCCATAACGCTCAGTGCCGCCAGTCCATCCTGCGCTTCCAGGACGTCCATGCCCGCCTCCTCCAGAAACACCTTCACCAGTTCCCGAATATTCGGATCATCATCGACGACCAATATGTTTGCCATGTCCATCCCTTTCTTTCCCAAGCATTATCCCCGGCCCGGCCGGCTCCCTATGCCTCCAGACTTTCGTTCATCTGTAACTGCTGGGCTGCAAATTCCCTGTACATCGCATGCTCCCGTACCATTTCCTCATGGGTGCCCTTTCCGGTAACGGCCCCTTTCTCGATGAATATGATCTGGTCCGCGCCCACCACCGTCGACAGCCGGTGAGCGATGATAATCGTCGTCCGGCCGGCCATCAGGTTCTTCAGCGCCTTCTGGACTTCGATCTCGGAGCGGCTGTCCAGACTCGATGTAGCCTCGTCCAGCATCAAAATTTTCGGATCCCGCAGCAGCGCCCTTGCAATCGCGATCCGCTGCCGCTGTCCGCCCGAGAGCTTAATGCCCCGCTCGCCTACATCGGTATCGAAGCCGTTAGGGAGCTCATCGATAAACCCGTCCGCATAAGCCATTTCAGCCGCCCTCCGGATTTCCGCATCGCTGATGACCCGCTCCGTCCCGTAACAAAGATTCTCCCGGATCGTACCGGCAATCATCGGGCTTTCCTGCGAGACGTAACCGATCAATCCGCGCCAGGACCGCAGAGCAAATGCGTGAATCGGGTCCGGCCCAAGCTTGATCTGTCCCTCCTGCGGCAGGTAGAATCGCTCCAGCATGGAGAACAGCGTCGTTTTCCCGCCTCCGCTCGGCCCGACGACGGCCGTAACCGTCCCCGGCTCCATTCGGAAGCTGACATTCCTCAGCACCGGCTCATCCGGCTTGTAACCGAAGGTCAGCTGCTCAATGGATACCGGCTGATTCGCATCGATCACGTCCATTCCGTCCTCGAATGCCTCTTCCTCGGCATCAAGCGTCTCCAGGATTCGCTCGGTGGCCCCCTTTGCCTTCTGAAGCTGGGTGAAGAACGTTGTCAGCTGCGTCATCGGCATCACGATCTGAATCAGGTATAGAATGAACGCCACGAGCTCGCCTGCCGTCAGCGCCCCGGTCGACACCTGCAATCCGCCGTAGCCGATGACGACGACGAGCAGCATCATCAGCACAAAGGACATCAGCGGCGCGATCCAGGCGGATACGATGCCTTCCTTAATGCCGAATCTCAACAGATTCCTAATGCCTCTGCTGCCGTTAGCGTACTCCCGATTCTCCGCATTGGAGGCCTTGACCAGGCGGATCTCGGACAGCACCTGGCTGATATTTGCCGTAAACGATGCGGTTTCATCCTGCATTCCCAGCGATATTTTATACATTTTGCGTCCCAGTGGAACGAGGATTAGCGCCGCAACCGGTATTACAACGAACATGGTCAGCGTCATTTTCCAGTTCAGATACAACAGCACCCCGATGGATCCGACGATCGACACGATTCCGCTGGCGAAGCCGGCCGCATGATCGGAGATCAGGCCCTTAATGACGCTGGTATCATTCGTCATCCGGCTGACCGTTTCCCCCGACCGGTTATGGTCGTAATAGCTTACCGGCAGCACCAGCAGCTTCTTCACAGCCGGTCCCGCAGGGCGGCCACCATCTTCTGTCCCGTATAGCTCAGCAAATAGATCGAGATGCCTGCGGCAATCGTCTGTATGATAAACGCGATGCCAAGCCCTATGATATGGCTCCGGTTCATATCCGTTAAGGAGAAGCCATCCACCAGGTTTTTCGTAAACATCGGAATGACCAGCCCGACCAGCGTCGAAACGATATTAAGCAGAATGGCGCCCACGAGCAGGGCCATCGGCGGCTTGGTCTCTTTCAGCAGGCGGAAGAAAGCCTGGGAGCCCGCCTTTCGCTTCTCGTCTGGCGACGCCTGATGATCCGCTGCTGTTTTTTCCAGTACACTCATTGTTTTCTCTTCCCTTCCCCGTCCGGATTATCTACTGTGTAAGGAAAGAATAAAACAGCAAGTTAAACTGAAGTTAAACAACAGCTTTCCGGCGCAAAAAACAAAAAAAGGCGGAATCGCTTCCCCTTTTCTGTAAAGTCATATGTAACTCATGTTCAGCTTGATGCATACACGGGTATGGGGATCGCGCCCATATATTAAAAAAAGCCTTGCAAACACAAGACTTTTCTTAAACATGGATGGCTTATTGGTTCTCGAGTTCCTCTTTGCTCACAAGATTAACCAGAGAAGTAACCGCTTGCTCAGCATCGGCTCCTTCAGCGCTAATATGCACTTCCGTACCCGAGCTGATTGCAAGGCTCATAATTCCCATGATACTTTTGGCATTTACTTTTTTATCATCTTTCTCAACAAAAATTTCAGATGAGTATTTATTCGCTTCCTGAACGAACAGCGCGGCCGGTCTAGCATGGAGCCCCGTCTTCAACCGAACGACTACCGGGTGCTTTGTCATGAAAATTACCCCCTATCTTATAAATCTGCGGTATTGAAAGCGTCTTGACATTTTATAATATTATACCATTTTAGCATACAGGACACTAGAAGAAAAAATGTCAGGTATTGCGGATCTTTTCGGCCATTTCATCGATCTTGCGCAGACGGTGGTTGACGCCCGACTTGCTGACGGTCCCCTTAAGGAGTTCCCCGACTTCTTTGAGGTTCATATCGGGATGAGCCAGCCGGATTTCGGCGACCTCCCGCAGTTTATCCGGCAAATTCTCAAGTCCCACTTCCTTCTGAAGCAGCTTGATGTTCTCGATCTGACGAACAGCGGCACCGATCGTTTTGTTGAGATTGGCGGTCTCGCAGTTCACGATCCGATTCACCGAGTTCCGCATGTCGCGCATAATGCGGACATCCTCGAATTTAAACAGCGCTTGATGAGCGCCGATCAGATTGAGGAACTCAATGATCTTCTCGCCTTCCTTAATGTAGAAGATAAAGCCCTTCTTGCGTTCGATGCAGCGCGCATTCAGGCGAAACTGGTTAGCAAGCTCAACGAGGGACTGACAGTGCTCCTCATACATCGAAGCAATCTCGAGGTGATACGAAGAACCCTCCGGATTGTTGACCGATCCGCCCGCCATGAAGGCGCCGCGGAGATAAGCCCGTTTGCAGCAATTTTTCCGGATGATCTTCTCATCGATCCGGGACTGAAACAGAAAGCCCTCGGACACGATTCGAAGCTCCTTCAAAATTTCCTGGACCTGGGCAGGAATCCGGACGATATATACGTTATTCTTCTTCAAACGCATTTTTTTACGCACCAAAAGCTCGGTATGCGCCTGGAAATGCTTCTTAATTAAGGAATAAATACGCCTTGCAATCGCGGCATTTTCCGTCGAAATATCCAAAATCACCTTTTTGTTGGACAGCTGAACAGAACCGTTCATCCGGATCAACGCGGACAGCTCGGCTTTCTCGCAGCAGTTTTGGCTTTCGACCATCGTTAGTTCCTTCTTCGTTTGTGCCGCAAAGGACAAGGTACTCACCCCTTTCGTGAAATCCAGTCTTGCACCAGCTGGAAAATATGGTTGCTCAGCTTGTCGGCATCATGCCGCAAGTACGTTCGAAATAGCACAAGCTTATCCGCAATGAGTTTATATCCACGGCTGGTCACCTCATCACGGTCCAAATAGACGGGCTTGGCACCCTTCTGGGCATACTTATCCTGAACCTGAGGCGGAATCTCTCCATCATTAACAATAACATAATCGAACAGGTGAAGACCAATATGGTCATACACCGCCTGGAGATGATCGCTTACCGTATAATTATCCGTCTCGCCGGGCTGCGTCATAACATTGCAGACAAAGATTTTAATCGCCTCCGAGGAGACGATCGCTTCAGACAGCTTCGGAACGAGCAGATTTGGCAAAATACTTGTATATAAGCTCCCCGGACCGATCAATATCGCATCCGCCTGCTGAATCGCTTCCAGCGCCTCAGGCAGCGGCTCGACATGCTCCGGCTCCAGGAAGATCCGTTTGATGCGGCCTCCGGCCTCCGGAATTTTGGATTCACCGGTGACGATGGTGCCATCCTCCATCTCCGCGTGCAGGATGACGGCTTCGCCGGCTGCAGGCAGCACCTGCCCGCGAACAACAAAAACCCGGCTCATCTCCTTGACTGCCGTGACAAAATCTCCGTGCAAATCCGTCATGGCAGCCAGGATCAGATTGCCGAGGCTGTGGCCGGCCAGTCCCGACCCTGACTTGAAACGGTATTTCAGTATATCCGATAGCAGCGGCTCCACGTCGGCTAGCGCCGTAAGCACATTGCGGATGTCTCCGGGGGGAGGCATCTGCAGCTCGCTTCGCAAAATGCCGGAGCTTCCTCCGTCATCTGCGACCGTGACAATGGCCGTTATATCGAGCGGTTTTTCCTTAA from Paenibacillus ihbetae includes:
- a CDS encoding amino acid ABC transporter ATP-binding protein: MGKIRVEGLKKSYGSNEVLKGIDMQVQEGEVVCVIGPSGSGKSTFLRCINRLEEITAGKVIVDDRDINDPKTDINKVRENIGMVFQHFNLFPHFNVLKNIMFAPVELGKQTKEEARATALRLLQQVGLSDKAEAFPSQLSGGQKQRVAIARALAMNPDIMLFDEPTSALDPEMVGEVLGVMKDLAREGMTMMIVTHEMGFAREVSDRVIFMDGGYIVEEGPPAEVFGNPRNERTISFLEKVL
- a CDS encoding sensor histidine kinase; this translates as MRKTSNWAWKILREILQIIALFAVLAVSWTAATYLTKAVYAKTGAPSSAYVTQIIDLFLGVVIFFLCMMLLGLMFKHKQMAVLNAMTDAMRRISQGDFNVKMEEHKLPGEFKMIANGINDMAEGLGRMETMRQDFISNVSHEIQSPLTSIRGFARALRNPRLTEERRNHYLEIIEGESRRLSQLSDNLLKLSSLEGDRTVFEMQPYRLDGQLRALVLASEPQWLAKRIQVDLELAEVQIRASEDLMSQVWMNLLHNSIKFTPEGGVITIELKADREAAVVTITDTGIGMSEADQLRIFERFYKADKSRNRSAGGSGLGLSIVKRIVDIHQGTVTVRSRPGEGSAFTVSVPLAPPTE
- a CDS encoding response regulator transcription factor, which translates into the protein MANILVVDDDPNIRELVKVFLEEAGMDVLEAQDGLAALSVMEQSPVDLVVMDIMMPNMDGWELCREIRRHDGIPVLMLTAKGETRQIVKGFELGTDDYLVKPFEPAELVVRVKALLKRYQVAASQTVTAGKLQMNRRTYEVKTDKETFTLPLKEFELLFKLASYPGSTLPRDRLIEDIWGYDFEGNERTLDVHVNRLRERFPEAKYRFRIRTVRGLGYRLEGCED
- a CDS encoding HPr family phosphocarrier protein — translated: MTKHPVVVRLKTGLHARPAALFVQEANKYSSEIFVEKDDKKVNAKSIMGIMSLAISSGTEVHISAEGADAEQAVTSLVNLVSKEELENQ
- the whiA gene encoding DNA-binding protein WhiA, with translation MSFAAQTKKELTMVESQNCCEKAELSALIRMNGSVQLSNKKVILDISTENAAIARRIYSLIKKHFQAHTELLVRKKMRLKKNNVYIVRIPAQVQEILKELRIVSEGFLFQSRIDEKIIRKNCCKRAYLRGAFMAGGSVNNPEGSSYHLEIASMYEEHCQSLVELANQFRLNARCIERKKGFIFYIKEGEKIIEFLNLIGAHQALFKFEDVRIMRDMRNSVNRIVNCETANLNKTIGAAVRQIENIKLLQKEVGLENLPDKLREVAEIRLAHPDMNLKEVGELLKGTVSKSGVNHRLRKIDEMAEKIRNT
- a CDS encoding gluconeogenesis factor YvcK family protein, which gives rise to MGGGTGLSVMLRGLKEKPLDITAIVTVADDGGSSGILRSELQMPPPGDIRNVLTALADVEPLLSDILKYRFKSGSGLAGHSLGNLILAAMTDLHGDFVTAVKEMSRVFVVRGQVLPAAGEAVILHAEMEDGTIVTGESKIPEAGGRIKRIFLEPEHVEPLPEALEAIQQADAILIGPGSLYTSILPNLLVPKLSEAIVSSEAIKIFVCNVMTQPGETDNYTVSDHLQAVYDHIGLHLFDYVIVNDGEIPPQVQDKYAQKGAKPVYLDRDEVTSRGYKLIADKLVLFRTYLRHDADKLSNHIFQLVQDWISRKG